The Tenacibaculum sp. MAR_2010_89 sequence TATCACGGTCAAAAACTATTTCATTACGCTCAATAGATACTACCTCTCCAGTATCTTCATCAACAAAATCTTCATGCCAAGTTTTTAATACTCTTGCCGCTAATTTTCGCCCTAATACTTTTTTTAATCCAGCTTTTGAAACTTTTATTTCTTCAGCTAAATCAAAAATTTCTAAAATATCTTTATCTCTTTCAAAACCTATGGCTCTGAATAATGTCGTTACTGGTAATTTTTTCTTTCTATCAATATAAGCATACATCACTTGATTGATATCGGTTGCAAATTCAATCCAAGAACCTTTAAATGGAATAACTCTTGCAGAGTATAATTTAGTTCCATTAGCATGGAAAGATTGACCGAAGAATACACCTGGTGAACGGTGTAATTGTGATACCACAACACGTTCTGCTCCGTTTATAATAAACGTTCCAGAATTTGTCATATAAGGTATTGTACCTAAATAAACATCTTGAACAATAGTTTCAAAATCTTCATGTTCAGGATCAGTACAATATAACTTTAAACGTGCTTTTAAAGGTACACTATGTGTTAAACCACGCTCTATACATTCTTGAATGCTATACCTAGGCGGGTCAACAAAATAGTCTAAAAATTCTAATACAAATTGATTACGGGTATCAGTAATCGGAAAGTTGTCCATGAAAGTTTTATATAAACCTTCATTACCTCGCTGTTCTGCTTTAGTTTGCAGTTGGAAAAAGTCTTGAAAAGATTTTACCTGAATATCAAGAAAATCAGGATAATCTGCTCCTAATTTTGATGATGCGAAGTTAATTCTTTCAGTAGTGTTTATCGTTGCCAAAAGAGATACTATTTTTAAATTAAAAATATATTTTTTGAAACTTATTGTTTCAATAATGCAATTTTTATTGCAACAACCGACTGTTAATCAGTTTATTATTATCGTATAATCACAAATTAAACTTATGTGATAAGATAAAGAACGAATATATACACAAAATGGTTTAGGACTAAAAACATAAGTTTCTAGTACCTAAACCTTTATTGTTTATCCCGTTTAATAACCGGGAAAGATATTACTTAAGCTCTACTTCAGCTCCAGCTTCTTCTAAAGACTTTTTAAGACCTTCAGCCTCATCTTTAGATACACCTTCTTTTACTGCTGCTGGTGCGCTATCAACGATACCTTTAGCTTCTTTTAATCCTAAACCAGTTAATTCTTTAACTAATTTAACAACTGCTAATTTAGAACCTCCTGCTGCTTTTAAGATAACATCAAATTCAGTTTGCTCTTCAGCTGCCTCACCTGCTCCTCCAGCTGGTCCTGCTACTGCTACTGCTGCTGCAGCTGGCTCAATACCATGCTCTTCTTTTAAAATATCAGCTAATTCATTAACTTCTTTTACTGTTAAGTTAACTAATTGTTCTGCGAAATCTTTTAAATCTGCCATTTTAATTGTTTTTAAAAATTTTATTATTTTAGTTTATTAGTGCGCGTAATTATTTTTCAGATAACGTTGTAAGAATACCTGAAAGTTTGTTACCACCTGATTGTAATGCTGAAACAACATTTTTAGCAGGCGATTGTAATAATGAGATAATATCTCCAATAAGTTCTTCTCTAGATTTGATGTTTACAAGAGCGTCTAATTGGTCATCACCAACATAAACTGCTTCTTCAACATATGCACCTTTTAATAAAGGCTTATCTGATTTTTTTCTGAACTCTTTGATAACCTTAGCTGGAGCATTAGATGCTTCAGAAATTAACATTGAAGTATTACCTTTTAATACATCTTGTAACTCAGCAAATTCTTTATCAGAAGCTTCCATTGCTTTTGAAAGCAATGTATTCTTAACAACAGATAACTGTACATTCGCTTTAAAACAAGCTCTACGTAAGTTTGATGTAGTAACAGCATCTAATCCAGATATATCTGCTAAATAAATGGTATTAGTATCTGCTAATTGTGCTGTTAAATCTTCTATTACTTGTGATTTTTCCTCTCTAGTCATGATTAAAAAGTTTTAACTGCCTTATGATAAAGATTTTTCATCAATAGCAACACTAGGACTCATAGTTGAAGACATAAAGATACTTTTTATGTACTCTCCTTTTGCTGCTGTTGGCTTTAATTTAATAAGTGTTTGCAATAACTCGTTTGCATTTTCTTCAATCTTTTTAGCATCAAAAGATACTTTCCCGATTGCAGCATGTACGATACCAGTTTTATCAACTTTAAAGTCAATTTTACCAGCTTTTACTTCTGTTACTGCTTTTGATACATCCATTGTTACTGTACCAGTTTTAGGGTTAGGCATTAAACCTCTTGGTCCTAAAATACGACCTAAAGGACCTAATTTACCCATAACACTAGGCATAGTGATTATTACATCAACGTCTGTCCATCCTCCTTTAATTTTTTGAAGGTATTCATCTAATCCAACATAATCTGCACCAGCTGCTGTAGCTTCTGCTTCTTTATCTGGAGTAACTAATGCTAAAACTTTTACATCTTTACCTGTTCCGTGTGGTAATGTTACAACACCACGAACCATTTGATTAGCTTTACGAGGATCTACTCCTAAACGTACTGCTAAATCTACAGATGCATCAAATTTTACATTTGTAATGTCTTTTACTAAAGCTGATGCTTCTGTTAAGTTATAAACTTTAGAGCTATCTAATTTAGCGTGAGCCTCTTTTTGTTTTTTAGTCAATCTTGCCATTTTCTAAATCTCTTTTAAGTTTATGCAGGAGCATCGCCCGTTACTGTTAATCCCATAGAACGAGCTGTTCCAGCGATCATTCTCATTGCAGATTCAACTTCAAAGGCATTCATATCAACCATTTTGTCTTCTGCAATTCCTCGAATTTGATCCCAAGAAACTTTTGCTACTTTTTTCCTATTAGGTTCACCTGAACCTTTCTTAATTTTGGCCGCTTCTAATAATTGTACTGCAGCTGGTGGTGTTTTTACTACAAATTCAAATGATTTGTCAGTATAAACAGTAATAACAACAGGTAATACTTTACCTTGTTTGTCCTGTGTACGTGCATTAAACTGCTTACAGAACTCCATGATGTTAACACCGGCAGCACCTAAAGCGGGTCCAACTGGTGGCGACGGATTCGCTGCACCTCCCCTTACTTGTAGTTTTACTAATTTACTTACTTCTTTTGCCATTGTTTAAGATTTAACGATTTGTTTAAAAGTGGAAGCTAAAAACAAATCAAAATATAGGTTGTAACAATTATATTTTCTCTACTTGCATGTAATTCAATTCTAATGGTGTTTTTCTTCCGAAAATCTTAACCATTACCTCAAGCTTACGCTTTTCTTCATTTACATTTTCAACTGTACCATCAAATCCATTAAAAGGACCATCAATTACTTTTACAGTTTCTCCTACGTTATATGGTATTGCAATATTTTCATCCTTTACAGATAACTCATCTACTTTACCTAACATTCTATTTACCTCTGATTTTCTCATAGGCACAGGATCTCCTCCTTTAGTTTCACCTAAAAAACCAATAACTCCAGTTACTGATTTTATTATGTGTGGTACTTCTCCAGCTAAGTTAGCCTCAACCATTATGTACCCTGGAAAATAAACTCTTTCACGGTTTATTTTTTTTCCATTTCTTACTTGAATAACTTTTTCTGTCGGAACAATTACTTGACTTACAAAATCAGATAAACCATGACGTGCTATTTCAGTTTCGATATAAGTTTTCACTTTATTCTCTTGACCACCAATAGCTCTAACAACATACCACTTCATCACTGACTCAGCCATTATTAAAACCTTTTAAAGAAGTTATCTAACCCTGTTTGAAAAACCCAATCAATTCCTGCTACAGCTAATGCAAAAACTATAGTAAATGCAGCTACAACTACCGTTGACTTTTGAGCCTCTTCTCTAGATACCCAAGTCATATTAGTATTTAATTCTTCAAAAGAATCTTTAATGTATTGTATAAAGTTATTCATGATTTTATCCTTTTAACGAGTTACAGAAAAACCTGTAACTCGTTTTAGTTTTGCACGGATTGAGGGACTCGAACCCCCGACACCTGGTTTTGGAGACCAGTGCTCTACCAACTGAGCTAAACCCGTATTTCATTTTAAAAGGAGCCTCTCTTTTTAAAGAGACTCCTTATTTTATATATTTAAGACCTTAAAATTAGTCTAAAATTTCAGTTACCTGACCAGCACCAACTGTTCTACCTCCTTCACGGATAGCGAACTGTAAACCTAAGTTTAATGCAATTGGTTGGATTAAATCAACAGTAATTGTTAAGTTATCTCCTGGCATTACCATTTCAACTCCATCAGGTAAGTTAATGTTTCCAGTAACATCAGTAGTACGTACATAAAACTGAGGACGGTAGTTGTTATGGAATGGAGTATGACGTCCACCTTCTTCTTTCTTTAAGATATACACCTCAGCTTTGAACTTAGCGTGTGGAGTTACAGAACCTGGCTTACAGATTACCATTCCTCTTTTAATATCTTCTTTAGCTATACCTCTTAATAAGATACCAGCGTTATCTCCAGCCTCACCTCTATCTAAGATTTGACGGAACATTTCAATACCTGTTACAGTAGAAGTTAATTTCTCTTCTCCCATACCAATAATCTCAACAGCGTCACCAGAATTGATGATACCAGTTTCAATACGACCAGTAGCAACAGTACCACGACCTGTAATTGAGAATACATCTTCAAT is a genomic window containing:
- the secE gene encoding preprotein translocase subunit SecE, with the protein product MNNFIQYIKDSFEELNTNMTWVSREEAQKSTVVVAAFTIVFALAVAGIDWVFQTGLDNFFKRF
- the rplL gene encoding 50S ribosomal protein L7/L12, which translates into the protein MADLKDFAEQLVNLTVKEVNELADILKEEHGIEPAAAAVAVAGPAGGAGEAAEEQTEFDVILKAAGGSKLAVVKLVKELTGLGLKEAKGIVDSAPAAVKEGVSKDEAEGLKKSLEEAGAEVELK
- the rplJ gene encoding 50S ribosomal protein L10; the protein is MTREEKSQVIEDLTAQLADTNTIYLADISGLDAVTTSNLRRACFKANVQLSVVKNTLLSKAMEASDKEFAELQDVLKGNTSMLISEASNAPAKVIKEFRKKSDKPLLKGAYVEEAVYVGDDQLDALVNIKSREELIGDIISLLQSPAKNVVSALQSGGNKLSGILTTLSEK
- the rplK gene encoding 50S ribosomal protein L11, with amino-acid sequence MAKEVSKLVKLQVRGGAANPSPPVGPALGAAGVNIMEFCKQFNARTQDKQGKVLPVVITVYTDKSFEFVVKTPPAAVQLLEAAKIKKGSGEPNRKKVAKVSWDQIRGIAEDKMVDMNAFEVESAMRMIAGTARSMGLTVTGDAPA
- the rplA gene encoding 50S ribosomal protein L1, producing the protein MARLTKKQKEAHAKLDSSKVYNLTEASALVKDITNVKFDASVDLAVRLGVDPRKANQMVRGVVTLPHGTGKDVKVLALVTPDKEAEATAAGADYVGLDEYLQKIKGGWTDVDVIITMPSVMGKLGPLGRILGPRGLMPNPKTGTVTMDVSKAVTEVKAGKIDFKVDKTGIVHAAIGKVSFDAKKIEENANELLQTLIKLKPTAAKGEYIKSIFMSSTMSPSVAIDEKSLS
- the nusG gene encoding transcription termination/antitermination protein NusG; this encodes MAESVMKWYVVRAIGGQENKVKTYIETEIARHGLSDFVSQVIVPTEKVIQVRNGKKINRERVYFPGYIMVEANLAGEVPHIIKSVTGVIGFLGETKGGDPVPMRKSEVNRMLGKVDELSVKDENIAIPYNVGETVKVIDGPFNGFDGTVENVNEEKRKLEVMVKIFGRKTPLELNYMQVEKI